The Fictibacillus arsenicus genome contains a region encoding:
- the atpB gene encoding F0F1 ATP synthase subunit A yields MEHGAVTKDFLGLTFNMSNVLMITVSSVIVFLIAVLATRSMSMRPGGMQNFLEWVVDFVKGIIGSTMDWHTGGRFLALGLTLIMYIFVANMLGLPFAVVVDHNLWWKSPTADPTITLTLAVMVVVLSHYYGVRMKGFKEYGAEFFKPMKFLFPLKIIEEFANTLTLGLRLYGNIFAGEMLLALLAGLGTSGIFQGVFALLPMMVWQGFSIFVGAIQAFIFTMLTMVYLAHKVSHDH; encoded by the coding sequence GTGGAACATGGTGCAGTTACAAAAGATTTTCTCGGTTTGACTTTTAATATGTCGAACGTACTGATGATCACAGTTTCATCCGTTATTGTTTTCCTAATTGCGGTACTCGCTACTCGATCCATGTCAATGCGACCAGGAGGAATGCAAAACTTCCTTGAATGGGTAGTCGATTTCGTAAAAGGAATCATAGGCAGCACAATGGACTGGCATACTGGCGGACGTTTTCTTGCTTTAGGACTTACGCTTATCATGTATATTTTCGTGGCCAACATGCTGGGATTACCTTTTGCAGTAGTAGTCGACCATAATCTATGGTGGAAGTCACCTACTGCAGACCCGACCATTACATTGACACTAGCGGTTATGGTAGTGGTGCTATCACACTATTACGGTGTGAGAATGAAGGGATTCAAAGAATATGGAGCTGAATTCTTCAAGCCAATGAAGTTCTTGTTCCCGTTGAAGATCATTGAGGAGTTTGCAAACACTCTAACACTTGGTCTTCGTCTTTACGGAAACATTTTCGCTGGTGAGATGCTCTTAGCATTATTAGCAGGACTTGGTACAAGCGGTATTTTCCAAGGAGTATTTGCATTGCTGCCGATGATGGTATGGCAAGGGTTCTCGATCTTTGTCGGTGCAATCCAGGCGTTTATCTTCACAATGCTGACAATGGTTTACTTAGCACATAAAGTAAGCCACGATCACTAA
- a CDS encoding ATP synthase subunit I, producing MMNEYKSVFFKYIKYTLYLLSLLFIGYAVTPYKTVFLGLALGTVFGLYNLWSMYSKIERMGQAVIQQKKVKSLGSLSRLLLAGLAVLIAMKYPEHFHLLSVVVGLMSVYIIMLIDSLTQAIRTPKEKR from the coding sequence ATGATGAATGAGTACAAATCGGTGTTTTTTAAATACATAAAGTACACATTGTATCTGCTCTCGCTTCTTTTCATCGGATATGCTGTCACTCCCTACAAAACGGTCTTTTTAGGACTTGCTTTAGGAACTGTATTCGGCCTCTACAATCTTTGGAGCATGTACTCTAAGATTGAACGGATGGGACAAGCAGTGATTCAGCAAAAAAAAGTGAAATCACTCGGTTCACTTTCAAGACTCCTACTAGCAGGGTTAGCCGTGCTCATCGCAATGAAATACCCGGAACATTTTCATTTATTAAGTGTGGTAGTGGGATTGATGTCGGTCTACATTATCATGTTAATAGATTCACTAACTCAAGCTATACGTACTCCAAAGGAAAAGAGGTGA
- a CDS encoding AtpZ/AtpI family protein, translating to MSNGKRPYKAMALMSGILSQLVGCILIGLFGGKWLDAYIGNEFPIFLIIGLFLGLGAGVYGMIRLISKFSGDGQ from the coding sequence ATGAGCAATGGGAAACGCCCTTATAAAGCAATGGCTTTAATGTCTGGCATTCTCTCTCAGCTTGTTGGCTGCATTTTGATCGGACTTTTTGGAGGCAAATGGCTTGATGCGTACATCGGCAATGAATTTCCAATCTTCCTCATCATCGGGTTGTTTCTTGGTCTTGGAGCAGGTGTTTACGGGATGATCCGCTTAATATCGAAGTTTTCAGGGGACGGGCAATGA
- a CDS encoding DUF3889 domain-containing protein, whose product MKQKVLILIAVIGVLAAGCMNDDKKPVEESRDMRNNVEQDRDKPLNVQYNDQTPTNMTQVDYAKWGKIALKETKKKYPNSRVSDYQYDTRRVAPDGTITDYFDFTVYQDNTKRLVKVGVMHDDNKLIDMKFEEMS is encoded by the coding sequence ATGAAACAAAAAGTATTAATTTTGATAGCCGTTATTGGTGTTCTTGCAGCAGGTTGCATGAACGACGACAAAAAACCAGTGGAAGAGTCCCGCGATATGAGAAATAATGTCGAGCAGGATCGAGACAAACCTTTAAACGTACAGTATAACGATCAGACACCAACGAACATGACCCAAGTTGATTATGCAAAATGGGGTAAAATTGCCTTAAAAGAAACAAAAAAGAAGTATCCAAACAGCCGTGTCAGCGATTATCAATATGATACCCGCAGAGTAGCCCCAGATGGGACCATCACCGATTACTTCGACTTTACCGTTTATCAAGATAATACGAAGCGCTTGGTAAAAGTCGGCGTGATGCATGATGACAACAAACTGATCGATATGAAGTTTGAGGAAATGAGTTAA
- the upp gene encoding uracil phosphoribosyltransferase — MSNVYVLDHPLIQHKLTYIRDERTGTKEFRELVDEVAGLMAFEITRDLPLQEVTVKTPVAEATMKTIAGKKLGLVPILRAGLGMVDGILKLIPAAKVGHVGLYRDPETLTPIEYYVKLPSDVEERDFIVIDPMLATGGSASAAITSIKNRGAKNIKLMCLVAAPEGVKVIQDEHPDVDIFLAALDEKLNDHGYIVPGLGDAGDRLFGTK; from the coding sequence ATGAGCAATGTATATGTCCTTGATCATCCGTTAATTCAGCATAAATTGACATACATTCGAGATGAAAGAACGGGTACAAAAGAATTTCGCGAGCTTGTAGATGAAGTGGCTGGGCTGATGGCTTTTGAAATCACGCGTGATCTTCCATTGCAGGAAGTTACCGTGAAGACGCCGGTTGCTGAAGCAACAATGAAAACAATCGCCGGAAAAAAATTAGGGCTAGTACCTATCCTTCGTGCCGGTCTTGGTATGGTAGACGGCATTCTTAAACTGATTCCAGCGGCAAAAGTAGGACATGTCGGTCTATACCGCGATCCTGAAACGCTGACACCGATCGAATATTACGTAAAGCTTCCTTCTGATGTAGAAGAGCGCGACTTTATCGTGATCGATCCGATGCTGGCGACAGGCGGATCTGCTTCTGCAGCAATCACTTCTATTAAAAACCGCGGTGCTAAGAACATTAAGCTTATGTGCTTAGTTGCTGCTCCAGAAGGTGTAAAAGTGATCCAGGACGAGCACCCTGATGTAGATATTTTCTTGGCTGCATTAGACGAGAAGTTAAACGACCACGGATACATCGTTCCAGGTCTTGGCGACGCTGGTGACCGTTTGTTCGGAACAAAATAA
- a CDS encoding DUF4030 domain-containing protein: MEDKLKKLRDSMTSTVLSDVTFDQNLERKIHERIEKRSFTSKKNLLGERLMYITAAAVLLFALFIGSAFVSPAMAKMAAKIPYLGQYFESENIGYVIHEKLKEEGYHINGVGASYQGKKEIFIDIQGDDQYFEKVKSEVESVAAEILKSRDYDAYSIKVDKYQERILSEEDKKFMEKQEKQAEQDEKILTAINEMREEYHLEGLGIDPNKKIIEIEVPDTVERTDEMKQKVQQIVSAHTNESYTIKIKKINIKKRDQDWRWGEILTIVGEDLMGKKVYKVTGLAYSVYPSPEIIFKTSLKSTDPDAKEHAEQLEKVIEDYLKTDEMKEMVKGDSYTITIRSKDKKKLN; this comes from the coding sequence ATGGAAGATAAGCTGAAAAAATTAAGAGACAGCATGACCAGTACGGTTTTATCAGATGTTACATTTGATCAAAATCTGGAGCGGAAAATACATGAACGGATAGAAAAACGAAGCTTTACCAGCAAGAAGAACCTTCTTGGGGAAAGGCTCATGTACATTACTGCTGCTGCTGTACTTCTTTTTGCATTATTTATAGGCTCAGCTTTTGTTTCTCCCGCAATGGCAAAAATGGCCGCAAAGATCCCGTACTTAGGACAGTACTTCGAATCTGAAAATATAGGTTATGTCATACATGAAAAATTGAAGGAAGAAGGATATCACATAAACGGAGTTGGTGCCTCTTATCAAGGAAAAAAAGAAATATTTATTGATATACAAGGCGATGATCAATATTTCGAAAAAGTAAAAAGTGAAGTCGAATCCGTGGCTGCAGAGATTTTGAAATCCCGAGACTATGATGCATATTCCATTAAGGTCGATAAATATCAAGAACGGATCTTAAGTGAAGAAGACAAAAAGTTTATGGAAAAGCAGGAAAAACAAGCAGAACAAGATGAGAAAATATTAACGGCTATTAATGAGATGCGTGAAGAATATCATTTAGAAGGTTTGGGTATTGACCCAAATAAAAAGATAATAGAGATTGAAGTTCCAGACACGGTTGAAAGAACAGATGAAATGAAACAAAAAGTTCAACAGATTGTTAGCGCTCATACGAATGAGTCTTACACGATTAAGATTAAGAAAATAAATATTAAGAAAAGAGATCAGGATTGGAGATGGGGAGAGATCCTTACAATCGTGGGCGAGGATCTAATGGGCAAGAAAGTGTATAAGGTAACCGGTCTGGCGTACTCTGTCTACCCATCTCCTGAGATCATTTTTAAAACTTCTTTAAAAAGCACAGATCCTGATGCAAAAGAGCATGCAGAACAGCTGGAGAAAGTGATTGAAGACTATCTGAAAACAGACGAAATGAAAGAAATGGTAAAAGGCGATTCTTATACGATCACAATCCGCAGCAAAGATAAGAAGAAATTAAATTAA
- a CDS encoding sigma-70 family RNA polymerase sigma factor, with protein MINNIKSAAGKHTSYDLVKSKECSLDSLMKEYGQSVLWLAYSYVKDKNLAEEITQDVFISCYEKMDTFREESSIKTWIYRIASNRCKDVMKSRAYKYKKLTQSLFDHYFSTDQTPEDSFIKKSDENELSLKVLALPLKYREVIYLYYFEDLKLDEISILLSIKTNTVKTRLHRGRDLLKKMYERGGSHGR; from the coding sequence TTGATCAATAATATAAAGTCTGCAGCCGGTAAGCATACCAGCTATGATCTCGTAAAAAGTAAAGAATGTAGCCTTGACAGCCTGATGAAAGAGTACGGGCAAAGTGTTTTGTGGTTAGCCTACTCTTATGTAAAAGATAAAAATCTAGCAGAAGAGATTACACAGGATGTATTCATCAGCTGTTACGAAAAGATGGATACTTTTCGTGAAGAATCATCAATAAAAACATGGATATACCGGATTGCGAGCAACAGATGCAAAGATGTCATGAAATCACGAGCATACAAGTATAAGAAACTCACACAATCTTTATTTGACCACTATTTTTCTACTGACCAGACACCAGAAGATTCCTTTATTAAGAAGTCAGACGAAAATGAACTCTCACTAAAAGTCCTGGCTTTACCTCTCAAATACAGAGAAGTGATATACCTTTATTATTTTGAAGACTTAAAACTGGATGAGATCAGCATCCTTCTATCAATAAAGACAAACACGGTAAAAACGAGATTGCACAGAGGCAGAGATCTTTTAAAGAAAATGTATGAAAGAGGTGGGAGTCATGGAAGATAA
- a CDS encoding ABC transporter permease codes for MTALWQLTKLETKMFFRDKLQVFWTFLFPVLMIWLFGSMFQGQEMGGLTFASLYIPSWIGVNIVTTAFFTLGTVLAGYRETGVLRRYQSTPLAPWKILFAHTIQGTVIFSFSAVVLVVFGALVFDLQAPEYLGSTLLALLLSIIAFFPFALFLTSLAKNVGTAAAISSLFLNLMLFLSGATFPLEMMPDILQYVAKVLPLYYVIELVRATWNTSPIWENMTPVYVLLSISVVSILLSNKFFRWSGKAE; via the coding sequence ATGACGGCATTATGGCAGCTGACAAAGCTTGAAACGAAAATGTTTTTTCGGGATAAACTGCAAGTGTTTTGGACCTTTTTATTCCCTGTACTCATGATCTGGCTTTTTGGATCGATGTTTCAAGGCCAGGAGATGGGCGGGTTAACGTTTGCGAGCCTGTACATTCCATCCTGGATCGGAGTAAACATCGTCACCACCGCATTTTTTACGCTGGGGACTGTGCTTGCGGGGTACCGTGAAACTGGGGTTCTCAGAAGGTATCAATCTACTCCTTTGGCACCTTGGAAGATTCTTTTTGCGCACACCATTCAAGGAACGGTAATCTTTAGTTTTTCAGCAGTTGTTCTTGTTGTTTTCGGAGCTCTCGTGTTCGATCTGCAGGCTCCTGAATATTTAGGGAGCACATTGCTAGCTCTTTTGTTGAGCATCATTGCATTTTTCCCGTTTGCTCTTTTTCTTACATCGCTGGCGAAAAACGTAGGAACGGCAGCGGCGATCAGCTCACTTTTTCTTAACTTGATGCTGTTTTTATCAGGTGCAACGTTCCCGTTAGAAATGATGCCTGACATTTTGCAATACGTAGCGAAAGTCCTTCCGCTTTATTATGTGATCGAGCTCGTCCGCGCAACATGGAACACATCACCGATATGGGAAAACATGACACCAGTGTATGTTCTATTAAGTATTTCAGTTGTTTCAATCCTGTTGTCTAATAAATTTTTCAGGTGGAGCGGGAAGGCGGAATAA